In the Fusarium oxysporum f. sp. lycopersici 4287 chromosome 9, whole genome shotgun sequence genome, one interval contains:
- a CDS encoding serine/threonine protein kinase produces the protein MSHNNWVAFTLPAYQVDLFRLRKILDGIYHGHFEVSLKGDEFIILAPRYLDPAEKELVAEGSRYRRILEENKAVKASTEKRGPAEKRQPIAKARPRKQRSSRGHSPSNPSTEQCDSPDTSQIPLFDSVTQVVPSLEPKGHATPDQVLVVENVTTDQVGRTLQGLYATPVASGETSKVFGVETRLSLNGHLSDSKDVIRKCAVKRLHESTSAEQFWAEYESLKRLKSLNHPHLIETLSVFRSEMGTTQHFNFVFPLALSSLKRLFRDSYVPVPLRNRNLDSLWGQIPGLSSAVAYLHDSAHMAHRDIKPSNILIYEEPSSTGLSLKLTDFGLSVDLSRARTWEQGSRARQSAWLYDSPEVRNASPITGVAEPSAKIKIPSSSDLMANDIWKLGCVFTEMLAFLVGGGSAGVAEFRDHITTTEGNVSSDVFNDTRFDDGEQVKPQVLEFIDRMAYKDYRAGMLQAMISGMLAKSALRPTIALVCEKLAENNFPNIRYNDGVRVILFIPEDRLACSRFDTLRLKIEEWTGRPIDWAPLNQPLPKLDAGGYMAIWKWHGIDLFLALSQDEFDRYKATCFPVTTNGIPLLPLTQQDLKAQQAAKPSSSMQPTKLRQPSHSSLGTNVLTANVPPAVQTSIDTKDIYWCIERNFTEPTEIYLSPIQNAETLDDEQLFHQVNMAIGSTEGWIRRLFSWKRCTAIDFVQFLVIWENKDQVNPIQKELPPPATPFYNHSVPLPHDFHMRAAGLQMVFGLRDPKKGSGETTIIDMLPKKTNPPPFPRRISEPGWGLHAKMGFSQRRFLAWLFFCIVLGGIFVVVWLVFINPTDLQNAFIPSFLFATLLTIAMGLLQVA, from the exons ATGAGTCACAATAACTGGGTGGCGTTCACGCTACCTGCGTATCAAGTAGACCTTTTCAGATTACGCAAGATTTTAGACGGAATTTACCACGGGCACTTCGAAGTATCT CTGAAAGGTGACGAGTTCATTATCTTGGCTCCGCGGTATTTGGACCCTGCGGAGAAGGAGCTTGTTGCCGAGGGTAGTCGATACCGGCGTATTCTTGAAGAGAACAAAGCAGTCAAGGCCTCCACTGAGAAGCGAGGGCCTGCTGAGAAGCGACAGCCTATTGCCAaagcaagaccaagaaaaCAAAGATCATCCCGGGGCCATTCTCCGTCCAATCCTTCAACTGAACAGTGTGACTCTCCTGATACAAGTCAAATACCGTTGTTCGACTCAGTGACACAGGTGGTTCCTTCGCTGGAGCCCAAGGGGCATGCGACTCCGGATCAAGTCTTGGTCGTTGAAAACGTCACAACGGACCAGGTAGGAAGAACCTTACAAGGCTTGTACGCAACTCCAGTCGCAAGCGGCGAGACCTCTAAGGTATTCGGGGTAGAGACTCGCCTATCATTGAACGGGCATCTTTCTGATTCAAAAGATGTCATCCGAAAG TGCGCGGTCAAACGTCTACATGAATCCACGAGCGCTGAGCAGTTCTGGGCCGAATATGAGTCCTTGAAGCgtctcaagagcttgaatCATCCTCATCTGATAGAGACACTCTCTGTCTTCAGGTCCGAGATGGGTACAACACAGCATTTCAACTTCGTGTTCCCGCTGGCTCTTTCGAGCTTGAAACGTCTCTTCCGGGATTCTTATGTCCCAGTTCCCCTTCGAAACCGAAATCTTGATTCTCTTTGGGGCCAGATTCCTGGACTCTCAAGTGCGGTTGCCTACCTTCACGACTCTGCTCATATGGCACACCGCGACATCAAGCCATCAAATATCCTGATCTATGAAGAGCCTTCCAGTACAGGACTTTCTCTCAAGCTTACAGATTTTGGGTTATCTGTCGACCTATCTAGAGCCAGAACATGGGAGCAAGGTAGCCGCGCTCGTCAATCAGCTTGGCTCTATGACTCTCCAGAAGTTCGGAACGCGTCTCCTATAACGGGGGTAGCCGAACCTAGCGCAAAAATCAAGatcccttcttcatcagatCTGATGGCCAACGACATATGGAAGTTGGGATGCGTATTCACAGAGATGCTTGCATTTCTAGTAGGCGGAGGTTCTGCTGGTGTAGCAGAGTTTCGCGACCACATAACAACTACAGAGGGCAATGTCTCTTCTGACGTGTTCAACGATACTCGTTTCGACGATGGTGAACAGGTCAAGCCTCAGGTTCTCGAATTTATTGACCGAATGGCGTACAAAGATTATCGAGCGGGGATGTTACAAGCCATGATCAGTGGCATGCTCGCCAAATCGGCGCTGAGACCTACGATAGCCCTCGTCTGTGAGAAGTTGGCAGAG AACAACTTCCCGAACATCCGCTACAACGACGGAGTAAGGGTCATTCTGTTCATTCCAGAGGATCGTTTGGCATGCTCACGCTTCGATACCTTGAGACTCAAAATTGAGGAATGGACTGGTCGACCAATAGATTGGGCTCCACTGAATCAACCGCTGCCCAAACTTGACGCCGGTGGCTACATGGCAATTTGGAAG TGGCACGGAATCGACTTGTTTCTAGCTCTTTCTCAAGATGAGTTTGATCGCTATAAAGCAACATGTTTCCCTGTGACCACAAACGGCattcctcttctccctcttACACAACAAGATCTCAAGGCACAGCAAGCTGCTAAGCCAAGTTCTTCTATGCAACCCACCAAACTCAGACAACCATCTCACTCCTCCCTCGGCACCAATGTCCTCACAGCCAACGTTCCCCCGGCAGTACAAACATCCATAGATACAAAAGACATTTACTGGTGCATTGAGAGGAACTTTACAGAGCCAACAGAGATATACCTTTCCCCAATTCAGAATGCAGAGACGCTAGACGACGAACAATTGTTTCACCAAGTCAACATGGCTATTGGTAGCACGGAGGGTTGGATTCGCCGACTCTTCTCGTGGAAGCGTTGTACCGCGATCGATTTTGTTCAG TTCCTTGTTATTTGGGAGAACAAAGATCAAGTCAATCCCATTCAGAAAGAACTTCCTCCCCCTGCTACTCCATTCTACAACCATTCCGTTCCTTTGCCTCACGACTTTCACATGAGAGCAGCTGGATTGCAGATGGTATTTGGACTCCGTGATCCAAAAAAGGGTAGCGGAGAAACAACCATTATCGATATGCTTCCCAAAAAGACAAACCCTCCTCCCTTTCCAAGGAGAATATCGGAACCTGGCTGGGGCTTACATGCCAAGATGGGTTTTTCTCAGCGAAGATTTCTTGCATGGCTGTTTTTCTGCATTGTTTTGGGTGGAATCTTTGTGGTTGTCTGGCTGGTCTTTATAAATCCGACGGACCTACAGAATGCCTTTATTCCGAGTTTTCTTTTCGCGACTCTGCTGACGATTGCGATGGGGTTACTTCAGGTAGCGTAG
- a CDS encoding serine/threonine protein kinase, translating into MPPLGMSLRTLQELQQGNVFQQTLVTSALDQTLLGLNYLHDADVIHTDIHSDNLLVALTEDSILSTVEDNELRRPSARKFVDETVIHVSQYMLGGAGALTICDLGQARIGKVHRGNAMPLPYRAPEVILGMTWGNSVDVWSVGLLAWDLLHNKGIFRLYDKSEELNDAHHLATMTALLGPPPDVFLRRSDKTRKYWDAEGKWHGPVPLPSEGELKSLDTNLSREDRDQFLDFLAGVLTWLPEDRLNSAEAYFHPWLRGEGDVE; encoded by the exons ATGCCACCGTTGGGGATGAGTCTTAGGACTCTACAAGAATTGCAGCAGGGCAATGTCTTCCAGCAGACTCTCGTCACATCCGCCCTCGACCAAACATTGCTAGGGTTGAACTACCTGCATGATGCTGATGTGATCCATACCG ATATTCACTCGGACAACCTTCTTGTCGCATTGACTGAGGACTCGATTCTCTCTACCGTGGAGGACAATGAGCTTCGCCGGCCCTCAGCACGAAAGTTCGTCGACGAAACAGTCATTCACGTCTCGCAGTACATGTTGGGAGGTGCTGGCGCCCTCACAATCTGCGATCTTGGACAGGCACGCATCGGTAAGGTACATCGCGGCAACGCCATGCCGCTGCCATACCGTGCTCCTGAGGTCATCCTCGGTATGACCTGGGGTAATTCTGTGGATGTTTGGAGCGTGGGACTCTTG GCCTGGGACCTTTTGCACAATAAAGGCATCTTCCGTTTATACGACAAATCTGAAGAACTCAATGACGCTCATCATTTAGCGACCATGACCGCGCTCCTTGGACCACCACCCGATGTTTTCCTCAGAAGGAGCGACAAGACACGCAAGTACTGGGATGCTGAGGGTAAATGGCACGGCCCTGTTCCTCTCCCTTCTGAGGGTGAACTCAAATCCCTGGATACAAACTTGTCTAGAGAGGATAGAGATCAGTTTCTTGACTTTTTGGCCGGCGTGCTTACCTGGCTCCCAGAGGATCGGCTAAACAGTGCCGAGGCGTACTTTCATCCCTGGCTAAGAGGAGAAGGTGATGTTGAATGA
- a CDS encoding hypothetical protein (At least one base has a quality score < 10): MSPATTDRGAAHQKVAQSLLHVEGLISQLLDQSAPGSHLGGKPSALPPASLKFHRGSTPAPPRWREIRPQLRGPVQHEASVSVPTVCGKDIDRRLERRTAQALRIRAHHYPLQFHLLTPLNHHVKSLIPSLNSALVILRKAKVAYHPIQMIQSPGGFVQSSIHYQPLAIPDPTLHPLLIARRLIEIALGLQHLHESNSSDKGDSRLLRSAREASRRYFDAAIRYVTSQDLLVASYDGLEILMLEGLYHINSGNLKHGWMAFRRAISIAQLLNLPLRSQRSGEIYEPSHAPKSRLLWFRLNYADRFLSLMLGLPSATTDDSVASSDVVAAESPLGRLDQLHTVIMGRLISRNQRIAAADPTQALQSELEETQSLDQELQRIASLLPAEWWLPHHLSDSVTDASTSEASRLLAQVNHAHLLLILHLPYVLQSLSSLQPRDADSLYKAVTASRDILSRFILYRKFNQVPTCCRAVDFKALTASATLLLAHLDVHSLGHCALAHQRLHDIGLVQMTIRSIESLVKSSLDSQGETELRVLKWLQEAEASAADGVVHSLYINESACGGECRIFEEGLNLEFAAPYLGRLRVNRLEESGEGAVEKLLTEHLGTMPEDSSGGYGAWPLHDIGRVAVPSLTGFTVIDTMCDRVGSIHRSQIDTSLAAHGSHEVLVPGTYTDQHAWEFQDFVPFEFSEG, from the exons ATGAGTCCCGCTACGACAGACCGGGGTGCAGCCCATCAGAAGGTTGCTCAGAGTCTGCTGCATGTCGAGGGGCTCATCAGTCAGCTCCTTGACCAGTCCGCTCCGGGTTCCCATTTGGGAGGGAAGCCATCTGCTCTACCACCAGCTTCGCTGAAATTCCATCGAGGATCTACGCCAGCGCCGCCACGGTGGAGGGAGATAAGACCCCAACTCCGAGGCCCCGTGCAGCATGAAGCTTCGGTGTCCGTTCCAACCGTTTGCGGCAAGGACATAGATCGAAGGCT AGAGAGACGTACAGCGCAAGCATTGCGGATCCGAGCTCATCATTACCCCCTACAGTTCCATTTGTTGACGCCGCTCAACCATCATGTCAAATCGTTGATACCTTCCCTAAACTCCGCTTTGGTTATCCTTcgcaaggccaaggttgcATACCACCCCATACAGATGATACAGAGCCCGGGAGGTTTTGTACAGTCATCCATCCACTATCAGCCTCTTGCTATTCCTGATCCAACTCTGCACCCTCTTCTGATTGCACGAAGGCTCATAGAGATAGCTCTGGGTTTGCAGCACTTACATGAGAGCAACTCATCCGACAAGGGAGACTCTCGCTTACTCAGGTCAGCTCGGGAGGCTTCGCGGAGGTATTTTGACGCGGCTATCCGCTATGTCACTTCGCAGGATCTTCTGGTCGCCTCGTACGACGGCCTTGAGATTCTCATGCTTGAGGGCCTCTACCATATCAACTCAGGAAACTTGAAGCATGGCTGGATGGCCTTTCGCCGCGCTATTAGCATCGCGCAGCTTTTGAATCTACCCCTTCGGTCTCAGAGATCAGGCGAGATATATGAGCCCAGTCATGCTCCAAAGTCAAGACTTCTCTGGTTCCGCCTCAACTATGCCGACCGATTCTTGTCACTCATGCTGGGCCTTCCATCTGCTACTACCGATGATAGTGTCGCCTCATCCGACGTCGTAGCGGCAGAAAGTCCATTAGGGAGACTGGATCAACTACACACAGTTATTATGGGCCGACTCATCTCCCGGAATCAACGCATCGCCGCCGCAGATCCGACACAGGCTCTCCAGAGCGAACTCGAGGAGACACAGAGCTTGGATCAAGAACTCCAGAGGATCGCTTCCCTACTCCCTGCAGAATGGTGGCTCCCACATCATCTGAGCGACTCTGTCACCGACGCGTCCACTTCCGAGGCGTCTAGGCTTCTAGCGCAAGTGAACCatgctcatcttctccttaTCCTCCATCTGCCCTATGTCCTTCAGAGCCTGTCATCGCTACAACCACGAGACGCGGACAGCTTGTACAAGGCTGTTACGGCGAGTCGGGATATACTGTCTCGATTCATATTGTACCGTAAATTCAACCAGGTACCTACCTGTTGTCGTGCTGTCGACTTCAAGGCCCTCACAGCCTCGGCCACCTTGCTCCTTGCGCATTTGGACGTTCACAGCCTTGGCCACTGTGCACTCGCACACCAGCGCTTACATGACATAGGACTGGTACAAATGACCATCAGGAGCATAGAGAGCCTTGTCAAGTCCTCTCTTGATTCGCAGGGCGAGACGGAGCTACGGGTGCTGAAATGGTTGcaagaggctgaagccaGCGCAGCAGACGGAGTCGTGCACTCCCTATACATCAACGAATCGGCATGTGGGGGAGAATGCCGCATATTTGAGGAAGGGCTTAATCTCGAATTTGCGGCACCTTATCTTGGCAGACTCCGAGTGAATCGCCTGGAGGAATCTGGCGAGGGGGCAGTAGAAAAACTTCTGACCGAGCATTTGGGGACCATGCCAGAAGACAGTAGCGGAGGATATGGGGCGTGGCCTTTGCATGATATAGGTCGTGTGGCGGTGCCATCCCTGACAGGATTCACTGTCATTGACACGATGTGTGATCGAGTAGGCAGCATTCACAGGAGCCAGATTGACACAAGTCTCGCTGCCCATGGGTCACATGAAGTCCTTGTGCCAGGTACGTATACAGATCAACATGCATGGGAATTTCAGGACTTCGTACCATTCGAGTTTTCAGAAGGCTAG
- a CDS encoding hypothetical protein (At least one base has a quality score < 10) produces MSASASKRLAISCDSMLPRSYWLSGTIKKGEAAAASIEETTGRKGVVDVWELDLCKSESVQKFASRVDTLNRLDVFMANAGIMAKTFTKVGDNESQITVNVINTMLLGIMVLPALRASAIKYNKPGVLSFTGSFVHYVTEFPERNAPNIFEELADEGKANMADRYNVSKMMELLAVRELATKMTESKKDGQVIVSVVNPGWVKTNMGSGEKSGLFAAFGRRFIARETEVGSRTLVHAAEGDPETHGQYLSDCKIGEVSSFVSSDAGAEAQKKVWRELSHILEGIKPGVMSSI; encoded by the exons ATGTCGGCCTCGGCCTCGAAGCGGCTCGCCATTTCGTGCGACTCGATGCTTCCAAGGTCATACTGGCTGTCCGGAACCATAAAGAAGGGCGAGGCGGCAGCAGCTTCCATCGAGGAGACCACCGGCCGCAAGGGCGTCGTGGACGTATGGGAGCTGGACCTGTGTAAGTCTGAGTCGGTCCAGAAATTCGCCAGCCGGGTGGACACGCTCAACCGACTGGATGTCTTTATGGCCAACGCTGGcatcatggccaagacaTTCACCAAGGTCGGGGACAATGAGAGCCAGATTACGGTCAACGTTATCAACACGATGCTTCTCGGCATCATGGTGCTCCCTGCACTGAGGGCCTCGGCCATCAAGTACAACAAGCCCGGTGTGCTATCTTTCACTGGTTCCTTTGTACACTATGTCACCGAATTCCCAGAGCGCAACGCTCCCAACATCTTTGAGGAACTAGCAGACGAGGGCAAGGCGAATATGGCCGACCG ATACAACGTCTCCAAAATGATGGAGCTTCTTGCAGTTCGCGAGCTCGCCACCAAGATGACCGAGTCAAAGAAGGACGGCCAAGTGATTGTCTCTGTCGTCAATCCCGGCTGGGTAAAGACAAATATGGGCAGCGGCGAAAAGTCTGGACTGTTTGCAGCATTTGGTCGACGCTTCATCGCAAGGGAGACGGAAGTGGGGAGTCGTACTCTGGTTCACGCAGCCGAGGGAGACCCGGAGACTCATGGGCAGTATCTTTCCGACTGCAAGATTGGAGA AGTCTCGAGTTTTGTCTCTAGTGATGCAGGTGCCGAAGCACAGAAGAAGGTCTGGAGGGAGCTGTCTCATATATTAGAGGGAATAAAGCCTGGTGTCATGTCTAGTATTTAA